The following proteins come from a genomic window of Paenibacillus swuensis:
- the map gene encoding type I methionyl aminopeptidase has product MIVIKTQEQISKMKEAGKILADCHHEIRNMIKPGVTTWEIDQFAQKFIEKNGAIAEQIGYNGYPYATCASVNDVICHGFPKKEPLKNGDIVTIDMVVNLNGWLADSAWSYAVGTVSEVARQLLDDAKESLYIGIEQAIVGNRIGDISNAVQRFGESKGYGVVRQFIGHGIGSKMHEEPQVPHYGPAGRGPQLKEGMVFTIEPMLNTGGYMAVIDSDGWTARTKDGSLSAQYEHTIAITKDGPLILTNQNS; this is encoded by the coding sequence GCCACCATGAAATACGCAATATGATTAAACCGGGCGTCACCACCTGGGAAATTGACCAGTTCGCTCAGAAGTTTATTGAAAAGAACGGCGCAATCGCCGAACAAATAGGATATAACGGATACCCTTACGCCACGTGCGCTTCTGTGAATGACGTGATTTGCCACGGATTTCCCAAGAAAGAGCCGCTGAAGAACGGGGATATCGTGACCATTGATATGGTGGTTAACTTAAACGGCTGGCTGGCGGACTCCGCTTGGTCTTATGCCGTCGGAACGGTTTCCGAAGTGGCCCGGCAGTTGTTGGATGACGCTAAGGAAAGTCTGTACATCGGGATTGAACAGGCGATCGTCGGCAACCGGATCGGGGATATCTCGAACGCGGTTCAGCGGTTCGGGGAAAGCAAGGGATACGGCGTTGTGCGTCAGTTCATCGGGCACGGCATCGGTTCCAAGATGCACGAAGAGCCGCAAGTGCCGCATTACGGACCGGCGGGCCGAGGGCCGCAGCTGAAAGAAGGTATGGTGTTTACCATTGAACCCATGCTAAACACAGGCGGGTATATGGCCGTCATCGACTCCGACGGATGGACGGCCCGTACGAAGGACGGCAGTTTGTCGGCGCAGTACGAGCATACGATTGCAATTACCAAAGACGGTCCGCTGATTCTCACAAATCAGAACTCATAG